A single genomic interval of Orcinus orca chromosome 19, mOrcOrc1.1, whole genome shotgun sequence harbors:
- the CDC42EP4 gene encoding cdc42 effector protein 4 → MPILKQLVSSSVHSKRRSRVDLTAEMISAPLGDFRHTMHVGRAGDAFGDTSFLNSKAGELDSESVDEQAAASSKRGLLSRKFRGSKRSQSVSRGDRDHRDVLGPLRDSALFVKNAMSLPQLNEKEAAEKGSSKLPKSLSSSPVRKATGEGGPEEAGPRRNGASAPHSPDPLLDEQAFGDLADLPMVPKASFGLKHAESIMSFHIDLGPSMLGDVLSIMDKGEWEPEEEGEAGCHGDEDPAGGPTQAPPLAAAAPLPARQEGAGGPDLPALPSRALPEEGWAAGAPSPGSARSGGSSHTTRDSSSLSSCASGVLEERSPAFRGPDRARAALLRQPDPEFSFMDEEEEDEIRV, encoded by the coding sequence ATGCCGATCCTCAAGCAGCTGGTGTCCAGCTCCGTGCACTCCAAGCGCCGCTCCCGAGTGGACCTCACGGCCGAGATGATCAGCGCCCCGCTGGGCGACTTCCGCCACACCATGCACGTGGGCCGGGCGGGGGACGCCTTTGGGGACACCTCCTTCCTCAACAGCAAGGCTGGGGAGCTGGACAGTGAGTCCGTGGACGAGCAGGCCGCCGCCTCCTCCAAGCGCGGCCTCCTGTCCCGGAAGTTCCGGGGCAGCAAGCGGTCGCAGTCAGTGAGCAGGGGCGACCGGGATCACAGGGACGTGCTGGGCCCCCTGCGGGACTCGGCCCTCTTCGTCAAGAACGCCATGTCCCTGCCTCAGCTGAACGAGAAGGAGGCCGCCGAGAAGGGCTCCAGCAAGCTgcccaagagcctgtcctccagcCCCGTGAGGAAGGCCACGGGGGAGGGCGGCCCGGAGGAGGCGGGGCCTCGGCGGAATGGGGCCTCCGCCCCCCACTCCCCAGACCCCCTCCTCGACGAGCAGGCCTTCGGGGACCTGGCGGATCTGCCCATGGTACCCAAGGCCAGCTTTGGGCTGAAGCACGCTGAGTCCATCATGTCCTTCCACATCGACCTGGGGCCCTCCATGCTGGGCGACGTCCTCAGCATCATGGACAAGGGGGAGTGGGAAccggaggaggagggggaggccgGTTGCCATGGTGACGAGGACCCAGCAGGCGGCCCCACCCAGGCTCCCCCGCTGGCGGCGGCAGCCCCTCTCCCGGCAAGGCAGGAAGGAGCGGGGGGCCCGGACCTGCCCGCGCTGCCGTCGCGTGCGCTGCCGGAGGAGGGCTGGGCCGCGGGGGCCCCCAGCCCCGGCTCGGCCCGCAGCGGGGGCAGCAGCCACACCACGCGGGACAGCAGCTCCCTGTCCAGCTGCGCCTCGGGGGTCCTGGAGGAGCGCAGCCCCGCCTTCCGGGGGCCGGACCGGGCCCGGGCCGCTCTCCTGAGGCAGCCGGACCCCGAGTTCTCCTTCAtggacgaggaggaggaggacgagatCCGAGTGTGA